One region of Rhodothermales bacterium genomic DNA includes:
- the araD gene encoding L-arabinonate dehydratase yields MPASDDAPRRSDRWFAPDDLRSFGHRSRAKQMGYADEEYLGKPVIAIVNTWSDLNPCHSHFPERVEAVKRGVWQAGGFPVELPALSITETYMKPSPMLYRNLLAMEVEEILRSQPVDGVVLMGGCDKTTPGLLMGALSVDLPLIYLPAGPMLRGNWQGETLGSGSDAWKYWAERCAGQVTEAEWKGVEDGIARSPGHCMTMGTASTMTAIAEALGLTMPGASSIPAVDANHPRMASACGRRAVEMVAEGLRPSRLLTRGSFENAVTVDIALGGSTNAIVHLVAIAGRAGVRLSLHDFDAIARRTPLLANIRPSGRYLMEDFYYAGGLRALMGQLRPLLKLDERTVAGGTLSEAIAGAAVHDDRVIGSLETPFGPPGSTAVLFGNLAPDGAVIKTAAAEPRLLQHTGRAVVFRDYADMKRRIDDPALDIDADSVIVLQHAGPKGGPGMPEWGMLPIPKKLLQQGVRDMVRISDARMSGTSYGACVLHVAPESFVGGPLALVRDGDRVTLDVANRALRLEVPDDELARRRAAWTPPPPRYGRGFGALYMAHVTQANEGCDFDILHRGPDTPEPEIH; encoded by the coding sequence ATGCCTGCATCAGACGACGCGCCCCGCCGCAGCGATCGCTGGTTTGCGCCGGACGACCTGCGTTCGTTCGGCCACCGCTCCCGCGCCAAACAGATGGGGTATGCCGATGAGGAATACCTCGGCAAGCCGGTCATCGCCATCGTCAATACGTGGAGCGACCTGAATCCCTGCCACAGCCATTTTCCCGAACGCGTCGAGGCCGTGAAGCGGGGCGTATGGCAGGCCGGCGGATTCCCGGTCGAGCTGCCGGCGCTGTCGATCACCGAGACCTACATGAAGCCCAGTCCGATGCTCTATCGGAATCTGCTGGCGATGGAGGTTGAGGAAATCCTCCGGAGCCAGCCGGTCGACGGCGTCGTGCTGATGGGCGGATGCGACAAGACGACGCCGGGTTTGTTGATGGGGGCGCTGAGCGTCGATCTGCCATTGATTTACCTGCCGGCCGGCCCCATGCTGCGGGGCAACTGGCAGGGCGAGACCCTCGGCAGCGGCAGCGACGCCTGGAAGTACTGGGCCGAGCGCTGCGCTGGCCAGGTGACGGAGGCGGAGTGGAAGGGCGTCGAGGATGGGATCGCCCGCTCGCCCGGGCACTGCATGACGATGGGGACGGCCTCGACGATGACCGCCATCGCCGAAGCGCTCGGGCTGACGATGCCGGGCGCGTCGTCGATCCCGGCCGTCGACGCCAACCATCCGAGGATGGCGTCGGCCTGCGGCCGGCGGGCCGTCGAGATGGTGGCCGAAGGGCTCCGGCCCAGCCGGCTCCTGACGCGGGGATCGTTCGAGAACGCCGTCACGGTGGATATCGCGCTGGGAGGCTCGACGAACGCCATCGTGCACCTCGTGGCCATCGCCGGCCGCGCCGGCGTCCGGCTGTCGCTGCACGACTTCGACGCCATCGCGCGGCGGACTCCGCTGCTGGCCAACATTCGGCCTTCGGGGCGCTATCTGATGGAGGATTTTTACTACGCCGGCGGCCTGCGGGCGCTGATGGGGCAGTTGCGTCCGTTATTGAAGTTGGATGAGCGCACGGTGGCCGGCGGCACGCTCAGCGAAGCGATCGCCGGCGCGGCCGTACACGACGACCGGGTGATCGGTTCACTCGAAACCCCCTTCGGCCCGCCGGGCAGCACGGCGGTGCTCTTCGGCAACCTGGCGCCGGACGGCGCCGTCATCAAGACCGCCGCCGCCGAACCGCGGCTCCTGCAGCATACCGGCCGCGCCGTGGTCTTCCGCGACTACGCCGACATGAAGCGGCGCATCGACGACCCGGCGCTGGATATCGACGCCGATTCGGTGATCGTGCTCCAGCATGCCGGGCCGAAAGGGGGGCCGGGCATGCCCGAGTGGGGGATGCTCCCGATCCCGAAAAAGCTCCTCCAGCAGGGCGTGCGCGACATGGTGCGGATCTCGGACGCCCGCATGAGCGGCACGTCGTACGGGGCCTGCGTCCTCCACGTCGCGCCCGAGTCGTTCGTCGGAGGTCCGCTCGCCCTCGTGCGCGACGGCGACCGCGTGACGCTCGACGTCGCGAACCGCGCGCTGCGTCTGGAGGTGCCGGACGACGAGCTGGCGCGCCGGCGCGCCGCCTGGACGCCTCCGCCGCCGCGCTACGGCCGGGGGTTCGGCGCCCTGTACATGGCACATGTCACCCAGGCCAACGAAGGGTGCGATTTCGACATCCTCCACCGCGGACCGGATACGCCCGAGCCGGAGATCCATTGA
- a CDS encoding SLC13 family permease — translation MLPFLIFLAGLVCVVGAILLFRMPAFLALLLGAVLVALITPDALVVQYGLAQGMSDAEAARLAATGVGARIAAGFGRTTGSIGIVIALAAVIGVGMLRSGAAGRIVRSLLTLFGEKRAPEALLGGGFLLAIPVFFDTVFFLMIPLARSLYRQTGRNYLLYVLAIVAGGVMAHSLVPPTPGPLFIADAFGVDLSLMIVGGGMVGLLCAAAGFAYARHADALRPFTPTDLETDTAPLETRMPSLGLALLPIALPLVLITAGAIHEAPWLAFLADKNIALLAGALVALGLLARFDSWNDAMAAVKPALLSAGGIILITGAGGALGQLFQQTNISAAIAEHTPTSQQWLLPVAFLLTMLIRTAQGSATVAMITAAGVFGGMAGDGSLAFHPLYLALAIGCGSKPIWWMNDSGFWVVAQMGGLPEREALRTLTPISVVMGFVGLAITMLGAWLLPLD, via the coding sequence ATGCTCCCATTCCTCATCTTCCTGGCCGGCCTCGTGTGCGTCGTCGGCGCGATTCTCCTCTTCCGGATGCCGGCGTTCCTCGCGCTGCTGCTCGGGGCCGTGCTCGTCGCGCTCATCACGCCGGACGCGCTCGTCGTGCAATACGGCCTGGCCCAGGGGATGTCCGACGCCGAGGCGGCCCGCCTGGCGGCGACGGGCGTCGGCGCGCGGATCGCCGCGGGGTTCGGGCGGACCACGGGCAGCATCGGCATCGTCATCGCCCTCGCGGCCGTCATCGGCGTCGGGATGCTGCGGAGCGGAGCGGCCGGCCGGATCGTGCGCAGCCTCCTCACGCTATTCGGCGAAAAAAGGGCGCCGGAGGCGCTGCTCGGCGGCGGATTTCTCCTGGCCATCCCGGTCTTCTTCGATACGGTCTTCTTCCTGATGATCCCCCTCGCCCGGTCGCTGTACCGGCAGACGGGCCGCAATTACCTGCTCTACGTGCTCGCGATCGTCGCCGGCGGCGTCATGGCCCACTCGCTCGTCCCGCCCACCCCCGGGCCGCTCTTCATCGCGGATGCGTTCGGGGTCGACCTGAGCCTGATGATCGTCGGCGGCGGCATGGTCGGACTGCTCTGCGCGGCCGCCGGCTTCGCCTATGCCCGCCACGCCGACGCCCTGCGGCCCTTCACCCCCACCGACCTCGAGACGGATACCGCCCCCCTCGAGACCCGGATGCCCTCGCTCGGACTCGCCCTCCTGCCCATCGCCCTGCCCCTCGTCCTGATCACGGCCGGCGCGATCCATGAAGCCCCGTGGCTCGCTTTCCTCGCGGACAAGAACATCGCGCTCCTCGCCGGCGCCCTCGTCGCGCTCGGACTCCTCGCCCGGTTCGATTCCTGGAACGACGCGATGGCGGCCGTCAAACCGGCGCTTCTGAGCGCCGGCGGCATCATCCTCATCACCGGGGCCGGCGGCGCGCTCGGGCAGCTCTTCCAGCAAACCAACATCAGCGCGGCCATCGCGGAGCACACGCCAACCTCCCAGCAATGGCTCCTCCCCGTCGCGTTCCTGCTCACCATGCTCATCCGCACGGCCCAGGGCTCGGCTACGGTCGCCATGATCACCGCCGCCGGCGTGTTCGGCGGCATGGCCGGCGACGGCAGCCTGGCCTTCCACCCGCTCTACCTCGCGCTCGCCATCGGGTGCGGCTCCAAACCGATCTGGTGGATGAACGACAGCGGCTTCTGGGTGGTGGCGCAGATGGGCGGTCTCCCGGAGCGCGAGGCCCTGCGCACCCTGACGCCCATTTCGGTCGTGATGGGCTTCGTCGGCCTCGCGATCACGATGCTCGGGGCGTGGCTCCTGCCGCTTGATTAG
- a CDS encoding dihydrodipicolinate synthase family protein, which translates to MRTAPVTSELLASSVLAVPPLARHADLTLNEKENRRLIRHIEQGGVRILLYGGNANFYHIDPEEYRDVLAHLAEAASEETTVIPSIGPAYGTMMMQARILRDTAYPTAMALPCTFASTSAGMADGLRRAADVAGKPLVLYIKSEGMLDVADIARLDAEGIVAAIKYAVVRENPLEDALLRSLVEAVPAARIVSGIGEQPAIAHLRRFGLVGFTSGCVCIAPALSQSMLHALKAGDYGRAEAIRRVFEPLETLRNEINPIRVLHEAVRLAGVADTGPMLPFLSPLEAGQQARIQATAQHLLTGQDVTV; encoded by the coding sequence ATGCGCACCGCTCCAGTCACATCCGAACTACTCGCGTCCAGTGTCCTCGCCGTCCCGCCGCTCGCCCGGCATGCGGATCTTACCTTAAATGAGAAAGAAAACCGCCGGCTGATCCGCCATATCGAGCAGGGCGGGGTTCGCATCCTGCTCTACGGGGGCAATGCGAACTTCTATCACATCGATCCGGAGGAATACCGCGATGTGCTGGCGCATCTGGCGGAGGCGGCTTCGGAGGAGACGACGGTGATTCCTTCGATCGGGCCGGCGTACGGGACCATGATGATGCAGGCCCGCATCCTGCGGGACACGGCGTATCCCACGGCAATGGCGCTGCCGTGTACGTTTGCATCGACGTCCGCCGGGATGGCGGACGGGTTGCGCAGGGCGGCCGACGTGGCCGGCAAGCCGCTCGTGCTGTACATCAAGTCCGAGGGGATGCTGGACGTGGCCGATATCGCCCGGCTCGACGCGGAAGGGATCGTTGCGGCGATCAAGTATGCGGTCGTGCGCGAAAACCCGTTGGAGGACGCGTTGCTGCGGTCGCTGGTGGAGGCCGTGCCGGCCGCGCGCATCGTGAGCGGGATCGGGGAGCAGCCGGCGATCGCGCATCTGCGGCGGTTCGGGCTGGTCGGGTTCACGTCCGGTTGTGTCTGCATCGCGCCGGCGTTGTCGCAATCCATGCTGCATGCCCTCAAGGCCGGCGACTACGGGCGGGCCGAAGCCATTCGCCGCGTGTTCGAGCCGCTGGAAACCCTGCGTAACGAGATCAACCCGATTCGGGTGCTGCACGAGGCGGTGCGCCTGGCCGGCGTGGCCGACACCGGGCCGATGCTGCCTTTTCTTTCGCCGCTGGAAGCGGGGCAGCAGGCGCGGATCCAGGCCACGGCGCAGCACCTGCTAACCGGGCAGGATGTGACCGTTTGA
- a CDS encoding TonB-dependent receptor: MLFAGTAWAQTGKIAGIVTSAATGEALPGVNVVIDGTTQGAVTDLSGYYVILNVRPGTYNIRASFVGFTPQVSENIRVNIDLTTELNFGLREEAVGLDEVVVSAERPVVQRDVSSSLVNISSEEIENLPVASVADVIGLQAGFEPGLNIRGSGGDQVAMVVDGVNFADPRGNQPFLGVSYTSMEEVQVMTGGFNAEYGNVRSGLINVVTKDPGRTRYFADAIFRYTSAQEKYSGASPGDLNTFYKYPRFSQDVYPDANGDPCTVSMCGTSILPQYLARQYEPFGGWITLSQGTGWTPEQMRVAQEWYYRKDFKIEKPDYEADATIGGPVPGGTSLGNLRFTASFRQTQTAYNVSQQRPTQDLRTFQGKVISDVGKGMRLVLSGMHSLEQGFALDNFTAQFLTAESPQYPWDGRGYLYANQGNGYANNGLYGDWTYSPSDITRQILGAEFTHTLNASTFYTVQLQRNSSSTLTGEPDRRPTSPDGQSAIANCVTPGLQLRQASSCAADEIPVTYAPFGFRELYETSVFGTYGAQGGDARDSTDVLRWSGRFDLTSQLNRFMLVKTGVEFLYSDYDVYHGSWDPANPHQENQKIRWSRSPVQGALYAQTKLEFRGMIANLGLRADYFHATGEWYDYAPFDRAFSALFGFEELDVVLDTAPTARQLTLSPRLGISFPVTETSKFYFNYGHFRQMLDPARLFGIEYRINGQINNIGNPNQTLPKTVAYELGYEQGFADQFLIRVAGFYRDLSKQPRNVTYISLDDLVNYSRVEPLNFADNRGFEITLSKNRGRWLRGFINYSYLVKKGGNFGYGQIDENRRAFQEYINSPSSLSSSTPVPEPFARVNLEFLLPANVSQNETVNALLGDWRINLLGDWRTGAPSTWDGGLNVNVNGPGQDLRIAYNVNWRDYKMLDLRLAKNIGTSFGRAQLFVDITNVLNLKQMYYRNGNIFVGTDDARDYMRSLHLDGSIFDPIVTCSTGADEGNCAYNEKQNLPYLWVPGNDKPGDFRKNGVAFDPIFVDANVQDGVTESYEGALYYDVATASYMTLQNGTFVPADENRVKQVLDDKAYIDMPNNLRLFLNPRNVYFGVRLSF; encoded by the coding sequence ATGCTGTTCGCAGGGACGGCATGGGCGCAGACAGGCAAGATTGCCGGCATCGTAACGAGCGCAGCGACCGGGGAAGCGCTTCCCGGCGTCAACGTGGTTATTGACGGCACGACACAGGGTGCGGTTACGGACCTGAGCGGGTATTACGTCATTCTGAACGTGCGCCCGGGTACCTACAACATTCGGGCGTCATTCGTCGGATTCACCCCCCAGGTATCGGAAAATATCCGGGTGAACATCGACCTGACGACGGAGCTCAACTTCGGTCTCCGCGAGGAAGCGGTCGGCCTCGATGAGGTCGTCGTTTCGGCGGAGCGCCCCGTCGTCCAACGCGACGTGTCGTCGAGCCTCGTGAACATCAGTTCCGAGGAGATCGAGAACCTGCCTGTTGCCAGCGTGGCGGACGTCATCGGGCTTCAGGCAGGCTTTGAGCCGGGCCTGAACATCCGCGGCTCGGGCGGCGACCAGGTCGCCATGGTCGTCGACGGCGTCAACTTCGCGGACCCCCGCGGCAACCAGCCGTTCCTCGGCGTCAGCTATACCTCGATGGAAGAGGTGCAGGTGATGACCGGCGGGTTCAACGCGGAATACGGCAACGTGCGAAGCGGCCTCATCAACGTCGTCACCAAGGATCCGGGCCGGACGCGGTACTTCGCCGATGCGATCTTCCGCTACACGTCCGCCCAGGAGAAGTATTCGGGTGCGTCTCCGGGCGACCTGAACACGTTCTACAAATATCCGCGCTTCAGCCAGGATGTGTACCCGGACGCCAATGGCGACCCGTGCACGGTTTCCATGTGCGGCACCTCCATCCTCCCGCAGTACCTCGCGCGCCAGTACGAACCCTTCGGCGGCTGGATCACGCTCTCGCAGGGCACCGGCTGGACGCCGGAGCAGATGCGCGTGGCGCAGGAGTGGTACTACCGCAAAGACTTCAAGATCGAGAAGCCGGACTACGAGGCCGACGCGACGATCGGCGGTCCGGTCCCGGGTGGCACCTCGCTGGGCAACCTGCGCTTCACGGCCTCCTTCCGCCAGACGCAGACTGCCTATAACGTGTCGCAGCAGCGCCCGACCCAGGACCTGCGCACCTTCCAGGGCAAGGTCATTTCCGATGTGGGCAAGGGCATGCGGCTCGTCCTCAGCGGCATGCACAGCCTCGAGCAGGGCTTCGCGCTCGACAACTTCACCGCCCAGTTCCTGACGGCGGAATCGCCCCAGTATCCCTGGGACGGCCGCGGCTATCTCTACGCCAACCAGGGCAACGGGTACGCGAACAACGGCCTGTATGGCGACTGGACCTACAGCCCGTCGGACATCACCCGCCAGATCCTCGGCGCCGAGTTTACGCATACGCTCAACGCCAGCACGTTCTACACCGTGCAGCTGCAGCGCAACTCGTCGTCGACCCTGACAGGTGAGCCGGATCGCCGGCCCACGTCGCCCGACGGCCAGAGCGCCATCGCGAACTGCGTCACGCCGGGCCTCCAGCTGCGTCAGGCGTCGTCCTGCGCCGCCGACGAAATCCCGGTCACCTATGCGCCGTTCGGCTTCCGCGAGCTGTACGAAACCTCGGTGTTCGGCACCTACGGCGCCCAGGGCGGCGACGCGCGCGACTCCACGGACGTGCTCCGCTGGAGCGGCCGCTTCGACCTGACGAGCCAGCTGAACCGGTTCATGCTCGTCAAGACCGGCGTTGAATTCCTCTACAGCGATTACGACGTGTACCACGGCTCGTGGGACCCGGCCAACCCGCACCAGGAAAACCAGAAGATCCGCTGGAGCCGCAGCCCCGTTCAGGGCGCGCTGTATGCCCAGACCAAGCTGGAATTCCGGGGCATGATCGCCAACCTCGGTCTGCGCGCGGATTACTTCCACGCCACGGGCGAATGGTACGATTACGCTCCGTTCGACCGCGCCTTCTCGGCCCTCTTCGGGTTTGAGGAACTTGACGTCGTGCTCGACACCGCGCCGACGGCCCGTCAGCTGACGCTGAGCCCGCGTCTCGGGATCTCTTTCCCGGTTACCGAGACCAGCAAGTTCTACTTCAACTACGGCCACTTCCGTCAGATGCTCGACCCGGCCCGCCTGTTCGGCATCGAATACCGGATCAACGGCCAGATCAACAACATCGGCAACCCGAACCAGACGCTGCCGAAGACGGTGGCCTACGAGCTGGGTTACGAGCAGGGCTTCGCCGATCAGTTCCTGATCCGTGTCGCCGGCTTCTACCGCGACCTGTCGAAGCAGCCGCGCAACGTGACGTACATCAGCCTCGACGACCTCGTGAACTACTCGCGCGTCGAGCCGCTGAACTTCGCCGACAACCGCGGCTTCGAGATCACGCTGTCGAAAAACCGCGGCCGCTGGCTGCGCGGCTTCATCAACTACAGCTACCTCGTGAAGAAAGGCGGCAACTTCGGGTATGGCCAGATCGACGAGAATCGCCGCGCCTTCCAGGAGTACATCAACAGCCCGTCCTCGCTGTCGTCCTCGACGCCGGTGCCGGAGCCGTTTGCGCGCGTCAACCTCGAGTTCCTGCTGCCGGCGAACGTCTCGCAGAACGAGACGGTCAACGCCCTCCTCGGCGACTGGCGCATCAACCTCCTCGGCGACTGGCGCACCGGCGCTCCGTCGACCTGGGACGGCGGCCTCAACGTCAACGTGAACGGCCCGGGTCAGGACCTCCGCATCGCGTACAACGTGAACTGGCGCGATTACAAGATGCTCGACCTGCGTCTGGCCAAGAACATCGGCACCTCGTTCGGTCGCGCTCAGCTGTTCGTCGACATCACGAACGTGCTGAACCTGAAGCAGATGTACTACCGCAACGGCAACATCTTCGTCGGCACCGACGACGCGCGGGATTACATGCGCTCGCTCCATCTCGACGGCAGCATCTTCGACCCGATCGTGACCTGTTCGACGGGGGCCGACGAGGGCAACTGCGCCTACAATGAGAAGCAGAATCTCCCGTACCTCTGGGTGCCCGGGAATGATAAACCGGGCGACTTCCGGAAGAATGGCGTTGCGTTCGATCCGATTTTTGTCGACGCCAACGTCCAGGACGGCGTGACCGAGTCGTACGAAGGTGCCCTCTACTACGACGTGGCGACCGCCAGCTACATGACGCTCCAGAATGGCACCTTCGTGCCGGCCGATGAGAATCGTGTCAAGCAGGTGCTCGACGACAAGGCCTACATCGACATGCCGAACAACCTGCGCCTGTTCCTCAATCCGCGGAACGTGTACTTCGGCGTCCGGCTGTCCTTCTAA
- a CDS encoding T9SS type A sorting domain-containing protein translates to MNPRRTLWSRLLPAFLLLALSLGVAQQSQAQYTFRWLNVGDFQHRFYGGGAQPEIYNPFPTMLWPGIQATDPGGVSYMHGLSTWISAKNFTDENGTAFPVRVSHVGPRFDGVGEFFEEENRLISQWEAPSMTVDGLDTFKDVVAIDEIDPNLKPDRMVINTVNSSVGVTMKRTAMQWSNQYHDDYHITEYLFTNTGNVDDDEEIELPNQVLEDVFFTFIRRPKTSASSASWDNSEGGSAWGHTSQTDILGNGENDYGLDWRGFFTFMRHSPEKTVYSTIGAPMWSPGSWWYSLQTDTTGRLGAAAMHGEIIFHADSSPHAPGVAQADDPAQPYGMSYMNADDADLTGASNHNNIQLMELERDWIERGAPARPNYPGVWSNAPPRAVPSQIYGQYPAAGPIETSEDFINHFATTDDPAFTGNWMYSSVFGPFDMQPGEEYRVVMFDGVAGLSLDLSIELGQWYRRRTVWEGRPRAEADALLFSWDPKRNVTCTEGAAGCISLTKDQWVMTTRDSLFSLIERARANYDGGYNVIAPPKPPSSFAVNSGPDRITISWVPTEQPAGGWELYRAQNRYLGIPAPFDEERYVKIADLPPGATSYEDTDVGRNVAYFYYLTAVGGSNSIDPMGLTGTPDGSPLKSSRYFSQSYDPAFLKRAPGSTLEAARVVPNPYNLGANAQLRWPDQQNKIAFLDIPGNSTIEIYTELGELVTTILHNDGSGDENWNLTTDSNQLIVSGIYLAVIVDNDTGDKIVRKFAVIR, encoded by the coding sequence ATGAACCCTCGGAGAACCCTCTGGTCGAGATTGCTGCCGGCGTTCTTGCTCCTGGCCCTGAGCCTTGGCGTTGCGCAGCAGTCCCAGGCTCAGTATACGTTCCGCTGGCTGAACGTGGGCGACTTCCAGCACCGCTTCTATGGCGGCGGTGCCCAGCCTGAGATTTACAACCCGTTCCCCACCATGCTCTGGCCGGGTATCCAGGCTACCGATCCGGGCGGCGTCTCGTACATGCACGGCCTGTCGACGTGGATCAGCGCGAAGAATTTCACCGATGAAAACGGGACGGCTTTCCCGGTCCGCGTTTCGCACGTCGGCCCTCGTTTCGACGGCGTGGGTGAGTTCTTCGAGGAAGAGAACCGGCTGATCAGCCAGTGGGAGGCGCCTTCGATGACGGTCGACGGGCTCGACACGTTCAAGGACGTCGTCGCCATCGATGAGATCGATCCGAACCTCAAGCCGGATCGCATGGTCATCAATACGGTGAACTCCTCCGTCGGCGTGACGATGAAGCGCACCGCGATGCAGTGGAGCAACCAGTATCACGACGACTACCACATCACCGAGTACCTCTTCACCAACACGGGCAACGTGGACGACGACGAGGAGATCGAGCTGCCGAACCAGGTGCTCGAAGACGTCTTCTTCACGTTCATCCGCCGGCCCAAGACCAGCGCTTCGTCGGCCTCGTGGGATAACTCGGAAGGCGGTTCGGCCTGGGGCCACACCAGCCAGACCGACATCCTCGGCAACGGCGAAAACGACTACGGCCTCGACTGGCGCGGGTTCTTTACGTTCATGCGCCACTCGCCCGAAAAGACCGTCTACAGCACGATAGGCGCACCGATGTGGTCGCCGGGCTCCTGGTGGTACTCGCTGCAGACCGACACGACGGGCCGCCTCGGCGCCGCCGCCATGCACGGCGAGATCATCTTCCATGCGGACTCCTCGCCGCACGCTCCGGGTGTCGCCCAGGCCGACGATCCGGCCCAGCCGTACGGCATGAGCTACATGAACGCGGACGACGCCGACCTGACGGGCGCCAGCAACCACAACAACATTCAGTTGATGGAGCTGGAGCGCGACTGGATCGAGCGCGGCGCGCCGGCCCGCCCGAACTACCCGGGCGTCTGGAGCAATGCGCCGCCCCGCGCCGTGCCGTCGCAGATCTACGGTCAGTACCCGGCTGCCGGACCGATCGAGACCAGCGAAGACTTCATCAACCATTTCGCGACCACCGACGACCCCGCGTTCACCGGCAACTGGATGTACTCCAGCGTGTTCGGTCCGTTCGACATGCAGCCGGGCGAAGAGTATCGCGTGGTCATGTTCGACGGCGTCGCCGGCCTGAGCCTCGACCTGTCGATCGAACTCGGTCAGTGGTACCGCCGCCGCACGGTCTGGGAAGGCCGGCCGCGCGCGGAAGCGGATGCCCTGCTCTTCAGCTGGGATCCCAAGCGGAACGTGACCTGTACCGAAGGCGCTGCCGGCTGTATCAGCCTGACGAAGGACCAGTGGGTCATGACCACCCGCGACTCCCTCTTCAGCCTCATCGAGCGCGCCCGGGCGAACTACGACGGCGGCTACAACGTGATCGCCCCGCCGAAGCCGCCGAGCAGCTTCGCGGTCAATTCCGGACCGGACCGGATCACGATCTCCTGGGTGCCGACCGAACAGCCGGCCGGCGGATGGGAGCTGTACCGCGCCCAGAACCGCTACCTCGGCATCCCGGCGCCGTTCGACGAAGAGCGCTACGTCAAGATCGCCGACCTCCCGCCCGGCGCGACCTCGTACGAGGACACGGACGTAGGCCGTAACGTCGCCTACTTCTACTACCTGACGGCGGTCGGCGGCTCGAACTCGATCGACCCGATGGGCCTCACCGGCACGCCGGACGGCTCGCCGCTGAAGAGCAGCCGGTACTTCTCCCAGTCGTACGATCCGGCCTTCCTCAAACGCGCTCCGGGTTCGACCCTCGAAGCGGCGCGCGTCGTGCCGAATCCCTACAACCTGGGCGCCAACGCGCAGCTGCGCTGGCCGGACCAGCAGAACAAGATCGCCTTCCTCGATATCCCGGGGAACAGCACGATCGAGATCTACACCGAACTCGGTGAGCTGGTCACGACGATCCTTCACAACGATGGCAGCGGCGACGAGAACTGGAACCTGACCACGGACTCGAACCAGCTCATCGTGAGCGGTATCTACCTCGCCGTCATTGTCGACAACGACACGGGCGACAAGATTGTCCGCAAATTCGCCGTCATTCGCTGA
- a CDS encoding PorV/PorQ family protein, translating into MLLLTSAITFAANAQDPGFQETDVQKTSQTNFKFLSLSVDPRASAMGGAVVAQDMAYSNAMFYNPATMAYMQSAVSVGVMNTQWIADITYYAGSIAFRPGNGQFGVFGISAVGVNYGDFLGTVREAGNASGYRDTGTFSPSAMAVGFGYAKALTDRFAVGGNLKFAQQDLGSSIVDVAESGDDQSRDYSKGTMVFDFGALYQTGFRSMNFAVNVRNFARELKYEQENFELPLTFRIGVSMDMLDFAEIDHDMHTLRIAIDANRPRDFSEQIMVGGEYTFMKIFSLRAGYTFPSDLEGLNLGTGIQFFIDERIGGAINYSYTAFDVFDSVHRIGAHFSF; encoded by the coding sequence ATGCTCCTGTTGACCTCGGCGATAACCTTTGCGGCGAACGCACAGGATCCCGGTTTTCAGGAGACGGACGTCCAGAAGACGTCGCAAACCAACTTTAAATTTCTGAGTCTCTCGGTGGACCCCCGCGCCTCGGCCATGGGCGGCGCCGTCGTCGCGCAGGACATGGCCTACTCGAATGCCATGTTCTACAACCCGGCGACGATGGCCTACATGCAGAGCGCGGTGTCGGTGGGCGTGATGAACACGCAGTGGATTGCCGACATCACGTACTACGCCGGGAGCATCGCCTTCCGGCCGGGTAACGGCCAGTTCGGTGTCTTCGGCATCTCCGCCGTCGGCGTCAACTACGGCGACTTCCTCGGCACCGTCCGCGAGGCCGGGAACGCCAGCGGTTACCGCGACACGGGCACCTTCAGCCCGTCCGCCATGGCCGTCGGTTTCGGCTACGCCAAGGCGCTCACCGACCGCTTCGCCGTGGGCGGCAACCTCAAGTTCGCGCAGCAGGATCTCGGATCCAGCATCGTGGACGTGGCCGAGAGCGGCGACGACCAGAGCCGCGACTACTCGAAGGGGACGATGGTGTTCGACTTCGGCGCGCTCTACCAGACGGGCTTCCGGAGCATGAACTTCGCCGTCAACGTCCGCAACTTCGCCCGCGAACTCAAATACGAACAGGAGAACTTCGAACTCCCGCTCACCTTCCGCATCGGCGTGTCGATGGACATGCTCGACTTCGCCGAAATCGACCACGACATGCACACGCTGCGCATCGCGATCGACGCCAACCGGCCGCGCGACTTCTCCGAGCAGATCATGGTGGGGGGTGAGTACACCTTCATGAAGATCTTCTCGCTGCGGGCCGGCTACACGTTCCCGTCGGATCTCGAAGGCCTGAATCTCGGCACCGGCATTCAGTTCTTCATCGACGAGCGGATCGGCGGCGCGATCAACTACTCGTACACCGCGTTCGACGTGTTCGATTCGGTGCATCGCATCGGCGCGCACTTCTCATTCTGA